The window ttatttttaggattGCGAAGGTGGTCTAGAAATACAGTCTCCGTATGGAGAACGATGGGGAAGAGTTGGTCATCTTCCAGGCGCTATTTTGGTGAAAACTGGCGATATATTAGCAAATTGGACAAACAATCAATTACAAGCATTAAGACACAGAGTTGTTGTACCAGAACACTGTGGTCGAGGTCGTCATTCCATTGCATTTTTTGTACATCCAGATACTAACACTCCTATTGAGCCTTTAgatacaaaaattgtaaaaactaATCAAGAACCAGCTCCATGTcgtttacagaaaaaaaaacgcggtGTTATGACTGCGTACCATCATATTCAACGTCGTCTTCGAGAAACTTATGCTTCTTAACActgttcataattatatattcttatttttagataagatattttagaaaaattactattgaaatttgtactgaaatttaaaattttgaaatgtttaaaataatataattttacgtatttgaaacattataaaacattataagtttccttttgaaagaaattaattcacgaataattgactataaataatatgataactcataataaaatttatctatatctatttcaaaaaaagaacaaaaatttgattcagaaaatgatgaaatatgaaaactaAAATATCGCATcacaaaacaataataaagaaatttgtacttacattttgtaaaaatgcattttatacaaataatttaatttctcattaatAAAGTAGAAGACAATCCaatgttttgtaattatttattttatattatccatatataaatacaataatactaAATTAAAATCCTGGATCCCactcaattttttctttctgtcttTTTATATTGATGCAAATAATAGTATCTCCAGGTTGGAATGATATCATTGGATCTTCAAATCTAAGACCACATTCATAATTTGTTTCTATCGATGACACTTCTTCCTTTAAATGTctcattgatattaattttcctacagttttcaaatattatgatcattaattctttaataaaaatatacaaaatatatagttttaattcaatattagtattaatttaataaaaaataaaataaaatgaaaaataaaaaataataaataataatataattttttcaaactaataacaataattaatatattaattttttaattttctgttattacctgaataaatattttcatttcctctTAGTACATGATATAATCcagattttaaaagaatacctTTAACGCAACGGCAACCTGCAACAtttacttttttgtttttatcttttatatcaaaattttgcaatactTTTGCTTCtcctatatttgaaaataatgagaaattattattattacttataatttatatgttatatttatattattattatattattacctaATATCTCTTCAACATCAACTTCAGGCAGgatatcataaatttcttttttaatattatcaataagtttatatacaacattataaaatcgaaGAGATACGCCTTTTTTGTTAGCCTcatcttttatttgtttagttgcatttacattaaatccataaataattgctagaaagataaataatgattcttgtatttataataataataatatgtatttagaatattcttttaaaatgttaCCTTTAAATGTATTCGCTAATTCTATATCCGATTGCGTAATAAATCCTATACCATAATGAACAATGTTTAACTGGCATATTGTATCATATGTATAcgtatcaaaaatatctaGTAATGCTTCAACACTTCCTGCCACATCAccttttacaataatattaactgCAGgagtaagatttttatttttattttttctcttttcttcgattatcTTTTCTCTCACCATatccattatttttctatcttttccaaataatctttttatttttaacattttcttatattcctgtaattataaaaatatataaattttattttcataaattatttttataaaatataaatttactatgagatgtttttctaatttttgatcGGCAGCTGCTTTATGTTCCTTAGCTAAAATTTCAGCACGTTGTTTTtgtctaaattttataacttcttgtagtattttatcattttctactTCTAATATTTCATCTCCAACATCAGGTAATTCTTTCCATCCTAAAATTTGTACTACTTCGGATGGTTTAGCTTTTAAGATAGGATTACCAGAATCATTAAACATACTTCTTACTTTTGCAGATGCTATTCCagatactatttttaaaaagaaacaattaatgaaaattaatttaatcaatttaattttataaaaattaatgcaatacATTTTACCTAATAAACATCCTTTTTTCAAAGTACCACGTTGGATTAAAGCTGTCACTAATTTTCCTCGTCCAATATGATTACTACAATCAATAATAACACCTTCCACTAAACCTTCAAGATCTCCTTTTAAATCCATTAATTCAGCTTGTACAATTATAGCTTCTGTTAATTCTCttaaattaattccttttaAAGCAGATATTTTAACACATTGTATTTCACCACCAAGTTCTTCAATTACAATTCCATGTTTTGCTAATTCATATTGGACtttaatctgaaaaaataaaaaaaattgtagatttaagtttccaaattttttatctttaatttaaaatatttgaaactttaaaaCATTACAATGTCAATGTTaggtttatcaattttattaatagctACAATAATTGGAACCTTGGCATCTTTTGCCATTTCTATACTTTGCAAAGTTTGTTCTTTAACACCATCATCAGCTGCTACAACTAATACTACAATATCTGTTATATGCGCGCCTCTATGTCGCATAGAAATGAAAGCAGCATGTCCAGGTGTATCTAAGAATGTTACTCGTTCTCCAGATTCCAATGTtactaaaattcaaatatcaataatttaagtataattttattaaaaatataaaaatatatttttatactaattcctacttttttttatgtttataatttaacatattttatcactatttatatttcaatgacattttaataatacttaattaaattaaaatttaattttgtaatattatggAACAAGATatgattctttataaaaaaaaagaaaataaataataaagaaatacatttttttaataagatttatttactattttttttattattttttttatttttattatttactattatttttaacattttattttgaaaataatttatgataataaagaatttgttcatttaattctaaaattaatatattgaaaatgattcaaattgataatatttaaatattatgaaataattgaaattaatatttaaatgaactattatattaaaattataatatatatatatatatatattaatattaataaactatattatttaaatattataaaagaatttatatcaataataaacaaGTAATAATAGATacgataatcaataataaatcataacattatactataaaaataagtataaaataagtataaaaatatacatcaattagattattatttaaattattattatatattaaattcatatgtacttgataaattttcataattaattttcttggaaatgaattatttaaagatattctaaaattttttgtttctgacTTTTTATAAACAGGCTCATCCTGCTAAatgctataaataaaaagtatcctATATAATAAtcctatataaatttgaaaataaatatttaaagataattaattcaataccAACCATCGAAAGCACCAATACATTGTGTAATACCACCAAATTCAGATTTTGCAATTGATGTATTTCGTAATGCATCAAGTAAAGTAGTTTTGCCATGATCAACATGCCCCATTATTGTTACAATTGGATgtcgttttattaattgagaTTCATTTGGTAAAggtctatataaaattaaacatattacatagtatatctaattaaaatgattaaaatttgtataaaatgattaaaattaataaaaaaagaataaaaaaaattcaaattttagaaagtCAAACTAATtagataaaagttttttattttttatttattttttaaagtgaataatcatataaattcataCTACCGTTtagtaatatctttattttccatagtttttttaattttttttgatatgaatTTGTGTTTCCCACCAAGATACTTTACtacgttaattaataaaggcATAGTtgttaaaatagtattttcttcatatttatcatttttatttataaaataaagaacatTTAAAACATCATTAATATCCCTTTTGGCAGAATTTGCTAATTCTTTAACTGTCATTTGATCCCATATTTCTATTACTggtaatgatttatttttaaactgtttatccattaaattatctaatttgtcttcattaaatattgtttgcagattctgaaaataatttgaaatataatgtacattttaataaaaaattaaatgtacattttaatatatttataaattatatttaaatcaaaatcataCGAGTTCTGTATcttctttaacttttttttgtttagtaAAAACTGGTGTAATATGATAATGTTGATAATGAATATGTAATACATTCATGGTttgtaaaatacaatttatattttgttcccgccatataatttctattacttGTTTTGATAAACtgtaaatagattatatttatgaaaagaatatacaattctatatataaattaaaattttaaatatttaataatattaaatatattaaatacattatacaatatatgttcatatatatgtaaacatatataaatatattataatactgaatatttaagattatattatattataaaggtTATGTTTACAAtttgtgtataataaatatataatagaaataaacattatatacaaatatatatttattaaatattatataatttcataaataaaaaaatttagttatttataacatcaaaaaaaatacaaaatacctAGATTGAATATATGTTCTGATAATAGAAGCagccatatttatttttatatctttatacacatgaaaaaaatattcatatattaatatgtttaatttatacgctcataactttatatatcataaagaagatacaaaataaacctattattaacataataaaacttctctcaaaaatattaagattattttattgttattttcaatattaccgAATCaactcaaaataatattacaacattgaaactgaaattaaattttaatataaaattataaataaaaaaaaataaataaataaaaacataatattagttacagaatttaaattatgattgcTATCATCAGGCAATgttttgtatcaaaataattacaaagtaAATTATGCAATTGAAATGGACTATAATGGTTTCGTTgaagatagagaaaaattgaatgcttagtaaaatctatatttgttaatattaaaaatatatatattttttttaatatgcaaaaaggcatattaagaataatgaaaCTATAGCAAGAAGATATTCAAATGCcgttatatattacatttctcatatcattttttttgaaaattgatatatattatccatTCTGATAAGTTGGCACTTGAAAAGTGTAAATGATAAACTATTAAatgtaacatatattattggcaataattaatagatgaatatatataatagattaatagatGAATTTAACCAATTATAAGAATGTTTATATAGGTTGGTTTATTTTactaaattctatatttttccagTGCCAACTTATAAGCAACATATTTAACAAGTCACTTTAAAtcgttcttttaaattttcaagtaaataaatttcatattttccttgaataaagtatatatctcaaaaaacaaaaaattaaatatttatattttttaattaaaagattaagatatattgtagtttttaaaataaaataataaaaataataaaaatgtatttaattaacatgttACATatcatgttatatataattatgcgctgtatcaaatatacaaagagagaaaatcaattttattttgaagagtactttagaaatatctttagaaatatttataaaactataaaaaattttcataatagaaattttataatagaaatcccattaaatgttaaatctatcttacattatatttataaaattataaaaaaattatttttaaaattttaataataaaaatcccattaaatgttaaatttgtcctatacaaaattgaattttaattataataatattaattcaaaaaataatcatataaaatttgaaaaatatactaatttttaaataatataaattaattgaattaatttcataaattcttatatgattatcatttgaattacataactattatatatataaacaaaattatgatttgAGTTAaacatattacaattatttttttcaactgtACTGATATTGTTCATTTTACCAATCTTTATCAATCTTTATcgcaaaaataataagttaatattaaaaatctgaataattaaattaataataataaattaatatacaaaaaatatatttcctatttaaaaatatatttcttatttcatattttaaaataatattttgtaattcgcTAATTTTCctaaagatttaattacataGTTTTAATATCTGTTAAcaattgattgaatattttcattttgtcaagatttatatcattgattatttgatattttattaataatatataataattaaattatatttgataaatatgattttgtattattttagtattaaatttagtaataaaatttaattgattttataaaatataattaataataattaataagatacatatatttataatataaatatataaatattgtcaaatgtaaatgaattaaacTTATTCATGTAAATAAGTctggaaaattgaataatctgAAATTGGTTATCATCGATATCGATTCTTCCATTCTatgttgataattttgaagttAATTTCAGATCATTTGTACATGAACGTgaacttttattctttcaacgTCATTGTTCATAAATGGCTattaactaaaataattaaatagtaatgaagaaaaattcgaaatcacaaattatatatattttacaattaaatttttattcattacatataaaacattctgttgatattttttaatttaaatttacaaaattataaatatgtcagACAGTATGGAGcgagataaaattgaattgttgacatctaaagaaagagaagaagaagaagaaatgaaacgagaaCTTTTAGGTATttgaatatctattaaatattctaaattttatttaaagtctttttaatcattgattttataatttttatattaatttaaaaaaatatttttttaaaaataatttttagatatgaaAATGTATGAAACATGGTATACTTATAAggatatgaaagaaattttaggaTTCATTAATGAATCTAAAGATATGGCAAATATGgctaatgatgaaaaaaatgcacaaaaggtaaatttattaatattaatttaattaatatctaataaatataatttgttcatttatattataatttatatataattataataatataatatatatataattataatatttaatcaatatatatttttaaatataatatacattatatattataatatattaatatattaatatatattattaattagaattatatggaattatacatattatatatatatatatatatatatatatatatatttatattgatttaatctatatatatatatgtaatttatatttgatatatatatatatatatatatatatatatatatatatataatatgatatatatatatatataatatgatttttaggAATTAATAGAATCTTCTAGTGATTGTTCTCCAGAAGTAATGCTCAAGACAAATTTAATACAAGAACTGGAAATACAAGAACACATCAATAATACATCTCAATCAATACATTCACATAAGTCTAATCATACATCTCCAATACATGAAAAAACAGTAACTCATGATTGTAATAATTCTGATCTTGCATCTGCTATTGTTGATTCAAGAAACTCTGTgtatacagaaaaaaatttggatagtgaagatatatttattagatctcAAGATAACTCAAATATGAGAGATAGTTATTCTCATAATATGAGTAGatacatttctttaaaatcaaaaaattcttcacaAGATtcggatattataaataattcagagAAGAAAATGGACATATATTCTGaatgtgataaaaaattggatCAATGGCAAATTAATCCCCTTGATTCATGTGTTAGTGAAAATGATGTGCCTTTGCAAGAACCAAATCGACCTATAGTTCAAGATCGTATGCCATTTAGATTATGCAAAGATGCACAAACACCTGAAATGCTTGAGAAACTACTGCCtgcattaaacttttatttgaaacaaacaGCAGAATTATGGCATAGTTGGCATCGTACTACTGATACTAAGTTTCAATGGGGGTCACCCATTCAGGTGGGTACCTCCATTCAATCCATTTCTTACAGATCTTatcattaatgaatataagaaaatattagatttggAAAGTTCATATTTTGACAATCAATATTAAGTTATTGTGCatttaattaagttaaaaaagattataaatttttcaaataataaaattattttagaattgaatattaaatacaattaaaaattttaaaattagttagtaaaaaaaatatcttattttcaataagatgattttattattaaaaataaacaaatgtaGAATCTGTTTTatagatatgatataattttattattattgattttgttttttaagtctttttttctaaattaaatgtttaattttaatttttttttttttttctagaaagaaaattttttttttttaaagaaaaaaagtcaaatttttaaaacagatttctttctttttagtgattaatttaagatctttttttatcaaacagATCAAAGAAAAActcatgaaattataaaaatacttaaaaaattattaaattttttttaaaatatgaacttttcaaatatttatttctgcatatataaattaaattcttcataataaaattgtgccatggaaagttaaaattaaagttaaaattaactatatgcacattttttttgaatttaatgttaatatttgtaaaagttCTAaactatttacaattttaatataaatttttattaattcttttcaataaaaaatgtgtaactggttattataatatataatatataatataatatctctttgacataaataatatttgatgttATCTCTTATGATTAGCAGTACAATGgttgtgataaaattaaactaatatattaaaaataactttactggcaaaatttacatattttttatttatatatataccaataagataagaatttgaaaacaaataacattaatgctttgtataaaaataattaaagattatgattggtgtttcttataaaaattgcatttatacaaatacatgtattcataaatgtttataaagaaAACAGTAATTAAAACTGTAAGCTTCAAACAATCTttgaataaatcatatttctgtaaaaaaagaatagtttCATTGTTATAATTCTAATCCTTCTTTCAACATTTCTATAGGTGGGtcttattaaagataatttggataaaaaatcagtaacaaatattaagactgaacaaaatgaaatggaatgtataaataaatatagcaaTGAACGACCTAATAAACGTAAATCAACTatgattttttctctttctgatGCAATATATTCTAGCAGTGATGaagatgaatatattattaaaaaaaaaaaaattcaatcttatgaagataaaaataaagaattaagtttaaataaaatggtaTATACTGctaaatgtaatgaaaaaaataaaaatttaaatcatgataatattagtaaactctttaataataaagaaattgaacatttcaaaatggaatataaaaaagaatccaaAGACTGTTTGCCATCTGAATTACTTTCTTTATgtccaaaaaaaattatacctcaaattagaaaaaatattaataaaaatataaaacacattGTTAATATGTCTCCCAATTCAATAGCACATAGTagtaatgagaaaaaaaatgcagTGAATTTGATAtccaaagataaaaataacattctgACTGATGAAGAAATTCTcatagaattagaaaaagataatgaaaaagcTAAAAccacatttgaaaatattgaaattaaaccaTTAcccataaaaaatttttcatatagaataaaaaatgaatgtcTAACTTTAGAAAAACTTCAActtgagaaacaaaaaaaaattgaaattcaaagagaaaaagctcaaaaaaaagaaattgaagaaaaaaaaaagaaagaagaattatataaaaaacaaatagaagaagaacaaaaaaaggaaaagcaaagagaagaaaaagaaaaagaaaaagaagaaaaaaacaaaagatggaatatagtatatatgaaatcaaaaaaaaaaattaacaaaaaagatgaagaaaaattactgagtgtaaataaacaaaataagatATCAATAGATGATAACAGATTGTTTGAGGTAATAaatctttgtatatttttttttagttgtgtgtgtatgtgatgtgtatgtgtgtgtgtcacATAATgcttgatatattaatttttttaggatGATAATActtctaaaattaatgaaattgaaataacagataataatatttcaaataatataaattgtcctatatgtaataaatcttttccaaatgataaaatagaagTACATGCTGCTGGATGTGAACaatatatatctgaaaatgaaaatgatgtatatttattagaaagtaAATCATTACcaataactattaataatgCCGAAATTCTTGAATGTGGTGTttgttcgaaatataaaacgaCTAATGGAATACATTATGAAGAACATGTTAATACTTGTTTACAAAAACAACATGAAGAAAAATCCTTAAAtggtaatatttgaaaaaaatatatacaaaattatatgttcttaaattaacttataattatataattgtataatttataatgt is drawn from Apis mellifera strain DH4 linkage group LG5, Amel_HAv3.1, whole genome shotgun sequence and contains these coding sequences:
- the IF-2mt gene encoding translation initiation factor 2 (The RefSeq protein has 1 substitution compared to this genomic sequence), which translates into the protein MNVLHIHYQHYHITPVFTKQKKVKEDTELNLQTIFNEDKLDNLMDKQFKNKSLPVIEIWDQMTVKELANSAKRDINDVLNVLYFINKNDKYEENTILTTMPLLINVVKYLGGKHKFISKKIKKTMENKDITKRPLPNESQLIKRHPIVTIMGHVDHGKTTLLDALRNTSIAKSEFGGITQCIGAFDVTLESGERVTFLDTPGHAAFISMRHRGAHITDIVVLVVAADDGVKEQTLQSIEMAKDAKVPIIVAINKIDKPNIDIIKVQYELAKHGIVIEELGGEIQCVKISALKGINLRELTEAIIVQAELMDLKGDLEGLVEGVIIDCSNHIGRGKLVTALIQRGTLKKGCLLVSGIASAKVRSMFNDSGNPILKAKPSEVVQILGWKELPNVGDEILEVENDKILQEVIKFRQKQRAEILAKEHKAAADQKLEKHLIEYKKMLKIKRLFGKDRKIMDMVREKIIEEKRKNKNKNLTPAVNIIVKGDVAGSVEALLDIFDTYTYDTICQLNIVHYGIGFITQSDIELANTFKAIIYGFNVNATKQIKDEANKKGVSLRFYNVVYKLIDNIKKEIYDILPEVDVEEILGEAKVLQNFDIKDKNKKVNVAGCRCVKGILLKSGLYHVLRGNENIYSGKLISMRHLKEEVSSIETNYECGLRFEDPMISFQPGDTIICINIKRQKEKIEWDPGF
- the IF-2mt gene encoding translation initiation factor 2 isoform X1, whose amino-acid sequence is MAASIIRTYIQSSLSKQVIEIIWREQNINCILQTMNVLHIHYQHYHITPVFTKQKKVKEDTELNLQTIFNEDKLDNLMDKQFKNKSLPVIEIWDQMTVKELANSAKRDINDVLNVLYFINKNDKYEENTILTTMPLLINVVKYLGGKHKFISKKIKKTMENKDITKRPLPNESQLIKRHPIVTIMGHVDHGKTTLLDALRNTSIAKSEFGGITQCIGAFDVTLESGERVTFLDTPGHAAFISMRHRGAHITDIVVLVVAADDGVKEQTLQSIEMAKDAKVPIIVAINKIDKPNIDIIKVQYELAKHGIVIEELGGEIQCVKISALKGINLRELTEAIIVQAELMDLKGDLEGLVEGVIIDCSNHIGRGKLVTALIQRGTLKKGCLLVSGIASAKVRSMFNDSGNPILKAKPSEVVQILGWKELPDVGDEILEVENDKILQEVIKFRQKQRAEILAKEHKAAADQKLEKHLIEYKKMLKIKRLFGKDRKIMDMVREKIIEEKRKNKNKNLTPAVNIIVKGDVAGSVEALLDIFDTYTYDTICQLNIVHYGIGFITQSDIELANTFKAIIYGFNVNATKQIKDEANKKGVSLRFYNVVYKLIDNIKKEIYDILPEVDVEEILGEAKVLQNFDIKDKNKKVNVAGCRCVKGILLKSGLYHVLRGNENIYSGKLISMRHLKEEVSSIETNYECGLRFEDPMISFQPGDTIICINIKRQKEKIEWDPGF